The following proteins come from a genomic window of Gemmatimonadota bacterium:
- a CDS encoding addiction module protein: MATRIDFSALSIQERLDLIEELCDSVDQHDVPPPSPELLAELDRRAIEAEQHPQGGKPWHEVRDALRKRLE, translated from the coding sequence ATGGCCACGCGCATTGATTTCTCCGCACTCTCCATTCAGGAGCGACTCGACTTGATCGAGGAGCTCTGTGATAGTGTCGACCAGCATGACGTGCCGCCGCCATCCCCTGAATTGCTCGCCGAGCTTGATCGTCGCGCCATCGAGGCGGAACAGCATCCGCAGGGTGGCAAGCCGTGGCATGAGGTCCGCGACGCCCTGCGCAAGCGACTCGAATAG